One stretch of Vulpes lagopus strain Blue_001 chromosome X, ASM1834538v1, whole genome shotgun sequence DNA includes these proteins:
- the LOC121483452 gene encoding serine/threonine-protein kinase tousled-like 1 — MSVQSSSGSLEGPPSWSQLSTSPTPGSAAAARSLLNHTPPSGRPREGAMDELHSLDPRRQELLEARFTGVASGSTGSTGSCSVGAKASTNNESSNHSFGSLGSLSDKESETPEKKQSDSSRGRKRKAENQNESSQGKSIGGRGHKISDYFEYQGGNGSSPVRGIPPAIRSPQNSHSHSTPSSSVRPNSPSPTALAFGDHPIIQPKQLSFKITQTDLTMLKLAALESNKNQDLEKKEGRIDDLLRANCDLRRQIDEQQKLLEKYKERLNKCISMSKKLLIEKSTQEKLSSREKSMQDQLRLGHFTTVRHGASFTEQWTDGFAFQNLVKQQEWVNQQREDIERQRKLLAKRKPPTANNSQAPSTNSEPKQRKNKAVNGAENDPFVRPNLPQLLTLAEYHEQEEIFKLRLGHLKKEEAEIQAELERLERVRNLHIRELKRINNEDNSQFKDHPTLNERYLLLHLLGRGGFSEVYKAFDLYEQRYAAVKIHQLNKSWRDEKKENYHKHACREYRIHKELDHPRIVKLYDYFSLDTDTFCTVLEYCEGNDLDFYLKQHKLMSEKEARSIVMQIVNALRYLNEIKPPIIHYDLKPGNILLVDGTACGEIKITDFGLSKIMDDDSYGVDGMDLTSQGAGTYWYLPPECFVVGKEPPKISNKVDVWSVGVIFFQCLYGRKPFGHNQSQQDILQENTILKATEVQFPVKPVVSSEAKAFIRRCLAYRKEDRFDVHQLANDPYLLPHMRRSNSSGNLHMAGLTASPTPPSSSIITY, encoded by the coding sequence ATGAGTGTCCAAAGTAGCAGTGGAAGTTTGGAGGGGCCGCCATCTTGGTCCCAGCTCTCCACGTCTCCAACCCcgggctcggcggcggcggccaggtcCCTGCTGAATCACACGCCGCCATCCGGGAGGCCCAGGGAAGGTGCAATGGATGAGCTTCATAGTCTGGATCCGAGAAGGCAAGAATTATTGGAAGCTAGATTTACAGGAGTTGCAAGTGGGAGTACGGGGAGCACAGGCAGTTGCAGTGTTGGAGCAAAAGCCTCAACAAATAATGAAAGTTCTAATCACAGTTTTGGAAGCTTGGGATCTCTAAGTGACAAAGAATCTGAGACACCAGAGAAGAAACAATCGGACTCatccagaggaagaaagagaaaagcagaaaaccaGAATGAAAGTAGTCAGGGAAAAAGTATTGGCGGACGTGGCCATAAAATTAGTGACTATTTTGAATACCAAGGTGGGAATGGCTCAAGTCCAGTAAGAGGCATACCTCCTGCTATCCGTTCTCCTCAAAATTCACATTCACATTCCACTCCTTCCTCATCTGTTCGACCGAATAGCCCTTCTCCTACTGCATTAGCTTTTGGGGACCACCCTATTATACAACCAAAgcagttatcttttaaaattactcaGACTGATCTCACAATGCTGAAATTAGCAGCATTAGAAAGTAATAAAAACCAGGacctggaaaagaaggaaggtcGTATAGATGACTTGCTCAGGGCTAACTGTGATCTCAGACGGCAAATAGATGAACAACAAAAGTTacttgaaaaatacaaagaacgaTTAAATAAGTGCATATCAATGAGCAAGAAGCTGCTTATTGAAAAGAGTACACAAGAAAAACTGTCAAGCCGAGAGAAGAGTATGCAAGACCAATTACGCCTTGGGCACTTCACAACAGTTAGACATGGTGCTTCATTTACTGAACAATGGACAGATGGTTTTGCATTTCAGAATCTTGTGAAGCAACAAGAATGGGTGAATCAGCAAAGGGAAGATATTGAAAGGCAAAGGAAACTTCTAGCCAAACGCAAACCTCCCACAGCTAATAATTCTCAGGCACCCTCTACCAATTCTGaaccaaaacaaaggaaaaacaaagcagtCAATGGAGCAGAGAATGATCCCTTTGTTAGACCAAATTTACCACAACTGTTGACTTTGGCAGAATATCATGAACAGGAAGAAATTTTCAAACTTAGACTAGGACATCTCaaaaaggaagaggcagaaatCCAGGCAGAACTTGAACGTTTGGAAAGAGTCAGAAATCTTCACATTCGAGagctcaaaagaataaataatgaagataattCGCAGTTCAAAGATCACCCAACGTtaaatgaaagatatttattaCTTCATCTGCTTGGTAGAGGTGGCTTTAGTGAAGTGTATAAGGCTTTTGATCTTTATGAACAAAGATATGCTGCTGTGAAGATCCACCAGCTTAATAAAAGCTGGAGGgatgagaagaaggaaaactaCCACAAACATGCCTGCAGAGAGTATAGAATACACAAAGAACTGGATCACCCTAGGATAGTTAAACTCTATGATTATTTCTCTTTGGATACAGATACGTTTTGTACAGTGTTAGAGTACTGTGAAGGCAATGACTTGGATTTCTATCTGAAGCAACATAAATTAATGTCAGAGAAGGAAGCTAGGTCTATTGTAATGCAAATTGTAAATGCACTAAGATATCTCAATGAAATCAAACCCCCTATTATACATTATGATCTTAAGCCAGGAAATATCCTTCTGGTAGATGGCACAGCATGTGGAGAAATCAAAATCACTGATTTTGGTCTATCCAAGATCATGGATGATGATAGCTATGGTGTAGATGGAATGGATCTAACTTCTCAAGGGGCAGGCACTTACTGGTATTTACCTCCTGAGTGTTTTGTAGTTGGAAAAGAACCACCAAAGATTTCCAACAAGGTTGATGTGTGGTCAGTTGGtgtcattttctttcagtgtCTTTATGGTAGAAAGCCATTTGGTCACAATCAATCTCAACAAGACATTCTTcaagaaaatacaatattaaaagcCACAGAAGTCCAGTTCCCTGTAAAACCAGTTGTAAGCAGTGAAGCAAAGGCCTTTATAAGACGCTGTCTGGCCTACCGAAAAGAAGATCGGTTTGATGTGCACCAACTGGCAAATGACCCGTACCTTCTTCCACATATGAGAAGATCAAATTCTTCAGGAAACTTACACATGGCTGGGCTTACAGCATCCCCTACACCCCCTTCTTCAAGCATAATTACTTACTGA